CCGCGGGGCTGCGCGCGCGCGACCTCGATCCCGCCGCGTGGCTGCCGCTGCCGATCCACGAGTGGCAGCTGGCGCACTACGTGCCGCAGGAGTATGCGGCCGAGATCGCGGAAGGCCTGCTGTTGCTGGAGGGGCCGGACGTGCCGACCTGGCCGACGATGTCGTTCCGCACGATGATGCCGCTGGCCCCAGGCGATGCGCCGTTCATCAAGCTGCCGCTGGCGCTGTGGCTGACGAGCGAGCAGCGCAGCCTGCAGGCCAAGTCGATCCACATGGGACCCCGCATCAGCACGGTGATCCAGCGCATCCTGGCCGACGAGGGCGGCTTCGGCGGCAAGCTGGCCATCTTCACGGAGGAAGTGGCGCTGCATTACCGCCACGCGGAGAAGCGGGAGGACCGGCCGGGCCGGCACCTGTCGGTGGCCTACCGCGCCAGCCGCGCCGCCTTCGAGCGCGACGATGGCCTCCTGCCCGTGACGGTCGCGGCACTGCTGACGGAGGCGCCGGACGGCCGTCCGCTCGTCGCCGAGCTGGTCGGGGAGGGCGACGTGACGGCCTGGTTCCGCCGCTATGCGCACGTGGTCACGCAACCGGTTGTCGCCATCTACCTGCTGTACGGTATCGCGCTGGAAGCGCACCAGCAGAACACCTCGGTGCTGTTTGGTGCGGACGGCCAGCCGGAGAGCCTCCTGATCCGCGACTTCGGCGACGGCCGCACCTACGCGCCGCTGCTGGCGGCGCGTGGCCACACGCTGCAGCCTTACGTCCACCCGGGCATCCTGCCGACGGTGTTCGACGGCGACATCGGGCCCGTGCGCGCGTTTGTCATCGATGCCTGCCTGGTGTGCCACCTGCACGAGCTGGCGTTGCTGCTGACGCGTGCCTACGGCCTGGCGGACGAGCGCTTGTGGCGCGTACTGCGCGACGAGCTCGCGGCGGCCTTCGATGCGGTCGAGCAGCGCGTCGATCCGGCATTCTGGCAGGCCGAGCGCGCCGCCTTCCTGGAGCAGCCGTGGCCGACCCGCTCGGTGCTGCGCATGCACCTGCAGCAGTACGCCGACTACCGGCTGACGCACGAGCTGCAGAATCCGCTGACTGAGCCGCCGACCGAGCCGCTGGCGCAGGCCGGCACGGCGGCATGACGGGGGCGGGGGCGCCGCGCGAGCGCCTGGTCCACGTGCTGTTCGCGCTGCAGCTGGTGTCGATGGGCGCGATGGAGATGAGCGGGCCGTTCTGGCCCGTGCATTTGCGCGCGCTGACCGGCTCGGAGGCGTTGTTCGGCTTTGCCGCCGTGGCGGTGTATGTCGGGCCGATGCTGGGCATCGTCCTGACCAGCACCTTCTGGGGTCGCGTCGGCGACCGCCACGGCCACCAGCTGATGATGATCCGGGCGTTGCTCGGCCTGGCGCTGACGCAGCTGGCGCTGGCGCATGCGGCCGACGTCTGGAGCATCCTCGTGCTGCGGTTCGTGCAGGGGGCCTGCGCCGGCTACATCGCGCCGGCCCAGGCCTACGGCGTCGGCATCACGGCGCCGGAGCGCAGGGCGCGGCTGTTCGCGTACCTGCAGGTGGCCACCAATGTCGGCTCGCTGGCGGGCGCCGTGGCGGGCGGCGCGATCCTGGATCACGCCAGCTTCTACTGGATCAACGTGACGGCGGCGCTGCTGTGCGGCCTGTGCGCGGCGGCCGTCGCCGTGTGCCTGCCCCGGCAGCCGGCAGCGGCGCCTGGCGCCGGTCCGCGCCAGCCGGCGGCAGCGTCGTCCGACGCGAATCCGGCCGCGCTGCCCGGGCTGCTGCTGGTGCTGGGCCTGCTGCTGGTCAGTCGTAC
This is a stretch of genomic DNA from Pseudoduganella chitinolytica. It encodes these proteins:
- a CDS encoding IucA/IucC family protein gives rise to the protein MNHSSLPQQAQSAADRALAGARRNALRRLVRCLFAEKIIDPARLVFAPRERGAWLPLWPRQALLHFEDLWLAPAATFVNRGAIELVKADASRTPIDEPGQLIDVLREHFDFAPGDAGVERLRADMANSVANDALARVHRAGWNAELADAIASSGAAGLFDLVRRQYSVRDGAVLLDQWGALEGHPFYPTWKTKPDLNPEEVARLSPEFNARVNVRVGALRGDMAYIERMPHVASYHEWFASHFPAIWEDWTAGLRARDLDPAAWLPLPIHEWQLAHYVPQEYAAEIAEGLLLLEGPDVPTWPTMSFRTMMPLAPGDAPFIKLPLALWLTSEQRSLQAKSIHMGPRISTVIQRILADEGGFGGKLAIFTEEVALHYRHAEKREDRPGRHLSVAYRASRAAFERDDGLLPVTVAALLTEAPDGRPLVAELVGEGDVTAWFRRYAHVVTQPVVAIYLLYGIALEAHQQNTSVLFGADGQPESLLIRDFGDGRTYAPLLAARGHTLQPYVHPGILPTVFDGDIGPVRAFVIDACLVCHLHELALLLTRAYGLADERLWRVLRDELAAAFDAVEQRVDPAFWQAERAAFLEQPWPTRSVLRMHLQQYADYRLTHELQNPLTEPPTEPLAQAGTAA
- a CDS encoding MFS transporter, which gives rise to MTGAGAPRERLVHVLFALQLVSMGAMEMSGPFWPVHLRALTGSEALFGFAAVAVYVGPMLGIVLTSTFWGRVGDRHGHQLMMIRALLGLALTQLALAHAADVWSILVLRFVQGACAGYIAPAQAYGVGITAPERRARLFAYLQVATNVGSLAGAVAGGAILDHASFYWINVTAALLCGLCAAAVAVCLPRQPAAAPGAGPRQPAAASSDANPAALPGLLLVLGLLLVSRTITQTPFALYVHETFGAANWLAGLCYGLLALGFVLSAALWARHFERRPQVQVLRRMTWIALGCAVLMAAAAGTRSIGVFAALHLAWGVLLGATTPVLMALVSKAAGTLRQGHVLGTAQSITQFSSIAGIALGGLLMQRTGLQYTYCWVALAYVLAALAVYAVRRATAPHPLGGNAHVR